A stretch of Vitis riparia cultivar Riparia Gloire de Montpellier isolate 1030 unplaced genomic scaffold, EGFV_Vit.rip_1.0 scaffold533_pilon_pilon, whole genome shotgun sequence DNA encodes these proteins:
- the LOC117909991 gene encoding uncharacterized protein LOC117909991, translated as MILYGSPQPFFDRKTSIVSKYISELDDCEKLFIPMHDDCPGHWYLCVIDFKDFDIQILDSLRSKSRDEFRFKSVKKVVEFCQTFFKLYDIGKDVFQFSIDWAPSILTQDNGWDCGVHVIRHMQRFKNGDSMTRSDFCNSAKIRREIACDLVLHEGNREKQTIVAIVCTKTSTRAMKKLLL; from the exons ATGATTTTGTACGGGAGTCCTCAACCTTTTTTCGATAGAAAAACATCCATCGTGAGTAAGTACATTAGCGAATTGGATGATTGCGAGAAG CTATTTATTCCAATGCATGACGATTGCCCTGGTCATTGGTATCTGTGCGTCATTGACTTTAAAGACTTTgatatccaaattttggattcattacgATCGAAGAGTCGGGACGAGTTCCGGTTTAAGAGTGTGAAAAAAGTG gttgaattttgtCAGACGTTCTTCAAACTGTATGACATAGGGAAAGATGTCTTCCAATTCTCCATTGATTGGGCTCCTTCCATTCTGACCCAAGATAATGG gtGGGACTGTGGAGTGCATGTCATTAGACATATGCAGAGATTCAAAAATGGTGATTCGATGACGAGATCCGACTTTTGTAATTCTGCTAAAATACGTCGAGAAATAGCATGTGATTTAGTTTTACACgaaggaaatagagaaaaacaaaccattgtGGCTATTGTTTGTACAAAGACGTCGACACgagcaatgaaaaaattattattatga
- the LOC117909989 gene encoding protein FAR1-RELATED SEQUENCE 5-like, with protein MEKTIKQEFEVKAEDVVNDDAYTGGTYKLGGNGWEEKVLKGISVEEVCKMKFACIDEAETFYNMLAKLTGFSIRKDDLKRDKNGDIISRKWVCSKEGHRATKFIENDNRQREPRSLTRVGCEAAFRVGLNRKDGKWIVKEFKGDHNHNLVDAINRQFLRSHRTVSNPDKAQVDVLRKVGVKTTQIMDYMVKQSGGHEHVESRLANLFWADSTSRMDYACFGDVLAFDTTYRTNAYKKPLVVLVGVNHHHQTVVFGCALLMDESVGTYEWVLETFLEAMMNKKPISVVTDGDKAMRKAIKKVLPETCHRLCSWHLQRNAFTNVHIKDFSSIFARCMFMRGNEEEFEKVWHEMVANLGLNENRWVTEIYGKRKRWAEAYLRGNFFGGMRTTQRCESMNAYLNRFLKIRLRLYEFVQQFDRAIMRIRQNEAKAEFESNNSSPVLSTKLSIIENHAATVYTKESFIKFREEMKNAELFFVVGLGMLGEHLSNERSDMYIDCGELNNLKKTMECACADSRISAT; from the exons ATGGAGAAAACAATCAAGCAGGAGTTTGAAGTGAAAGCGGAGGACGTTGTCAATGACGATGCATATACAGGTGGAACTTACAAGCTGGGTGGAAACGGTTGGGAAGAGAAAGTGTTGAAGGGTATTTCAGTGGAAGAAGTATGCAAAATGAAATTTGCTTGCATAGACGAGGCCGaaacattttacaacatgttagcAAAACTAACCGGATTTAGTATTCGAAAAGATGATTTGAAGCGAGACAAGAATGGAGATATAATATCTCGAAAGTGGGTGTGTTCCAAAGAAGGACATCGAGCGACAAAGTTTATTGAGAATGACAACCGACAGCGTGAGCCACGATCGTTGACTAGAGTTGGATGTGAAGCTGCATTTCGTGTAGGCTTGAATAGGAAAGATGGAAAGTGGATTGTAAAGGAATTTAAAGGAgatcataatcataatttggTCGATGCTATCAACAGACAATTCCTTCGGTCTCATCGAACAGTAAGTAATCCAGATAAGGCACAAGTTGATGTTTTGCGTAAAGTAGGTGTTAAAACCACACAAATTATGGACTATATGGTCAAACAATCAGGGGGACATGAGCACGTCG AAAGTCGACTAGCAAATTTGTTTTGGGCTGATTCAACTTCTCGAATGGATTATGCGTGTTTTGGAGATGTCCTAGCATTTGACACAACCTATAGGACAAATGCCTATAAAAAGCCTCTAGTAGTGTTGGTCGGTGTTAATCATCACCACCAAACTGTTGTATTTGGTTGTGCGTTATTGATGGATGAAAGTGTTGGGACATATGAATGGGTGTTGGAGACATTTCTTGAGGCAATGATGAATAAGAAACCCATATCTGTTGTAACCGATGGGGATAAAGCTATGCGTAAGGCAATTAAAAAAGTATTACCCGAAACGTGTCATCGATTGTGTTCATGGCATTTGCAACGAAATGCATTCACGAATGTGCATATTAAGGACTTCTCAAGCATATTTGCAAGGTGCATGTTCATGCGTGGGaatgaagaagaatttgaaaaggttTGGCATGAAATGGTTGCAAATTTGGGACTTAATGAGAATCGTTGGGTGACCGAGATATATGGGAAACGTAAAAGATGGGCAGAGGCGTATTTACGTGGAAATTTCTTTGGAGGGATGAGAACCACACaaaggtgtgagagtatgaatgcatatctaaatagattcttaaaaattCGCTTGCGACTGTATGAGTTTGTACAACAATTTGATAGAGCCATAATGAGAATACGGCAAAACGAGGCAAAGGCAGAGTTCGAGTCGAACAATTCTTCACCAGTGCTTTCAACCAAACTATccataattgaaaatcatgctGCGACGGTATACACGAAAGaatcttttattaaatttcGTGAGGAGATGAAAAATGCAGAGTTATTCTTTGTGGTAGGTCTT GGAATGTTAGGGGAGCATTTGTCGAATGAACGATCTGACATGTACATAGATTGTGGTGAACTTAATAAT CtgaaaaaaacaatggaatgtGCATGTGCAGATAGCAGGATTTCAGcaacatga
- the LOC117909988 gene encoding uncharacterized protein LOC117909988, with protein sequence MLFYHEHISFEEKFLPLYTRPSPRITAWGDDEVLDRKRRLKKLGGYANENLKIWVIENEIRDCVDGNATTMASENEDDEKFVINLNKDVIKRVDGGNLMEMDKTFQQLKTQLIDMAYGAGSSSCDQILAKFEENYTTVKVMHRGLQ encoded by the exons atg TTATTCTACCACGAGCATATAtcatttgaagagaaatttctaCCGTTATATACTCGACCTTCTCCTCGGATTACTGCTTGGGGAGATGATGAAGTATTAGACAGGAAacgaagattgaaaaaacttggtggatatgcaaatgagaat CTCAAAATATGGGTGATAGAAAATGAGATAAGGGATTGCGTTGATGGAAATGCAACGACAATGGCGAGCGAGAATGAGGACGATGAGAAATTTGTAATCAATCTAaacaaagatgttattaaacga GTTGATGGTGGGAACTTAATGGAGATGGataaaacctttcaacaattaaagacaCAACTAATTGATATGGCTTATGGTGCAGGTAGTAGTAGTTGTGATCAAATTTTGGCTAAATTTGAGGAGAATTATACTACAGTGAAAG TTATGCACCGAGGACTtcaatga